The Tissierella sp. genome includes a region encoding these proteins:
- a CDS encoding GTP-binding protein has protein sequence MGKAKFERTKPHVNIGTIGHVDHGKTTLTAAITMVLN, from the coding sequence ATGGGAAAAGCAAAATTCGAAAGAACCAAACCACACGTAAACATAGGGACAATAGGCCACGTAGACCATGGTAAAACAACATTAACAGCAGCTATAACAATGGTATTAAACAA